One window from the genome of Cucumis melo cultivar AY chromosome 12, USDA_Cmelo_AY_1.0, whole genome shotgun sequence encodes:
- the LOC103488062 gene encoding uncharacterized protein LOC103488062 isoform X1 — protein MYFDGYGYRGTSFEQSYQCFSTSFIDKPHLETGDRIIMPPSALDRLASLQIDYPMLFELRNDAVERVSHCGVLEFVAEEGMIYMPYWMMENMLLQEGDLVRVKNVPLPKGTYVKLQPHTKDFLDISNPKAILETTLRNFSCLTTGDSIMVAYNNKKYYIDIVETKPSNAISIIETDCEVDFAPPLDYKEPEKPVAPTKGKEQVAEAPDAEAEPKFSAFTGTGRRLDGKSSNHQPQPISSSRSGDAKQSGGRSRYGHSQQSAGSSSVNGAHQSQGKLVFGQNANRNPKETPKEASRENKKDQAEKEDPKFQPFTGKSCRDKNDDRRNTLIDDVFKGRRSGEWRSDR, from the exons TTATAATGCCTCCATCAGCCCTTGATCGCCTTG CTTCTTTACAAATTGATTATCCAATGTTATTTGAGCTACGAAATGATGCTGTTGAGCGAGTCTCTCATTGTGGGGTTTTGGAGTTTGTTGCAGAAGAAGGCATGATTTACATGCCTTATTGG ATGATGGAGAACATGCTTTTACAAGAAGGAGACCTAGTGCGAGTGAAAAATGTCCCCCTTCCAAAGGGAACCTATGTTAAATTACAACCACACACAAAGGACTTTTTGGATATCTCGAATCCCAAAGCAAT CTTAGAGACAACACTTAGGAATTTCTCCTGCCTCACCACTGGAGACAGTATTATGGTGGCATATAACAACAAGAAATATTACATTGACATAGTCGAAACGAAGCCATCCAATGCAATAAGTATCATTGAGACAGATTGTGAGGTGGATTTTGCACCTCCCCTGGATTACAAAGAACCAGAGAAACCTGTTGCACCCACAAAAGGGAAGGAACAAG TTGCAGAAGCTCCAGATGCCGAAGCAGAACCCAAATTTAGTGCTTTCACAGGAACAGGAAGACGTTTGGATGGTAAATCATCAAATCACCAGCCTCAGCCAATTTCATCTTCTAGGTCAGGTGATGCGAAGCAATCGGGTGGTAGAAGCAGATATGGCCATTCACAACAGTCTGCTGGATCTAGCTCAGTGAACGGAGCTCATCAGTCTCAGGGAAAGTTGGTATTTGGACAAAATGCTAATCGGAATCCTAAAGAGACTCCAAAG GAGGCTTCAAGAGAGAATAAAAAGGATCAGGCTGAAAAGGAAGACCCCAAATTCCAACCTTTTACTGGGAAAAG CTGCCGCGACAAAAACGACGATCGACGCAACACGTTGATCGATGACGTTTTCAAAGGAAGACGGAGTGGAGAATGGCGATCCGACCGGTGA
- the LOC103488062 gene encoding uncharacterized protein LOC103488062 isoform X7, producing MPPSALDRLASLQIDYPMLFELRNDAVERVSHCGVLEFVAEEGMIYMPYWMMENMLLQEGDLVRVKNVPLPKGTYVKLQPHTKDFLDISNPKAILETTLRNFSCLTTGDSIMVAYNNKKYYIDIVETKPSNAISIIETDCEVDFAPPLDYKEPEKPVAPTKGKEQVAEAPDAEAEPKFSAFTGTGRRLDGKSSNHQPQPISSSRSGDAKQSGGRSRYGHSQQSAGSSSVNGAHQSQGKLVFGQNANRNPKETPKEASRENKKDQAEKEDPKFQPFTGKSCRDKNDDRRNTLIDDVFKGRRSGEWRSDR from the exons ATGCCTCCATCAGCCCTTGATCGCCTTG CTTCTTTACAAATTGATTATCCAATGTTATTTGAGCTACGAAATGATGCTGTTGAGCGAGTCTCTCATTGTGGGGTTTTGGAGTTTGTTGCAGAAGAAGGCATGATTTACATGCCTTATTGG ATGATGGAGAACATGCTTTTACAAGAAGGAGACCTAGTGCGAGTGAAAAATGTCCCCCTTCCAAAGGGAACCTATGTTAAATTACAACCACACACAAAGGACTTTTTGGATATCTCGAATCCCAAAGCAAT CTTAGAGACAACACTTAGGAATTTCTCCTGCCTCACCACTGGAGACAGTATTATGGTGGCATATAACAACAAGAAATATTACATTGACATAGTCGAAACGAAGCCATCCAATGCAATAAGTATCATTGAGACAGATTGTGAGGTGGATTTTGCACCTCCCCTGGATTACAAAGAACCAGAGAAACCTGTTGCACCCACAAAAGGGAAGGAACAAG TTGCAGAAGCTCCAGATGCCGAAGCAGAACCCAAATTTAGTGCTTTCACAGGAACAGGAAGACGTTTGGATGGTAAATCATCAAATCACCAGCCTCAGCCAATTTCATCTTCTAGGTCAGGTGATGCGAAGCAATCGGGTGGTAGAAGCAGATATGGCCATTCACAACAGTCTGCTGGATCTAGCTCAGTGAACGGAGCTCATCAGTCTCAGGGAAAGTTGGTATTTGGACAAAATGCTAATCGGAATCCTAAAGAGACTCCAAAG GAGGCTTCAAGAGAGAATAAAAAGGATCAGGCTGAAAAGGAAGACCCCAAATTCCAACCTTTTACTGGGAAAAG CTGCCGCGACAAAAACGACGATCGACGCAACACGTTGATCGATGACGTTTTCAAAGGAAGACGGAGTGGAGAATGGCGATCCGACCGGTGA
- the LOC103488077 gene encoding epimerase family protein SDR39U1 homolog, chloroplastic isoform X2: MDLPPAISFSWSRTVSHSLRIPQHLAICGNRCRVFCVIDATKMKNQLTVSITGATGFIGRRLVQRLHADKHNIRVLTRSKSKAELIFPAREFPGIMIAEEPGWKDCIQGSDGVVNLAGMPISTRWSSEIKKEIKQSRIRVTSKVVSLINDAPDAARPTVLVSATAVGYYGTSETATFDERSPSGNDYLAEVCREWEATALGVNKNVRVALIRIGVVLGKEGGALAKMIPLFMMFAGGPLGSGKQWFSWIHLDDIVNLIYEALINPSYQGVINGTAPNPVTLGELCKGLGAEMGRPSWLPVPDFALKAVLGEGASVLEGQRVVPTRAKELGFSYKYPSVKDALKSILS; encoded by the exons ATGGACCTCCCTCCCGCCATTTCCTTCTCATGGAGCCGTACTGTCTCCCATTCTCTTCGCATTCCTCAACACCTGGCA ATATGTGGCAACAGGTGTCGAGTGTTCTGTGTCATTGATGCTACAAAGATG AAAAATCAGCTCACAGTATCAATAACTGGAGCTACAGGCTTTATTGGCCGAAGGCTTGTGCAAAGGCTACATGCAG ATAAACACAACATTCGAGTTTTAACACGTTCTAAATCTAAGGCCGAGTTGATATTTCCGG CTAGGGAGTTTCCAGGAATCATGATTGCAGAGGAGCCGGGGTGGAAAGACTGCATCCAAGGTTCAGATGGAGTTGTTAACTTGGCTGGCATGCCTATAAGTACCAGGTGGTCTTCTGAG ATCAAGAAAGAGATCAAGCAAAGCAGGATCAGAGTCACCTCAAAG GTTGTAAGCTTAATCAATGACGCACCGGATGCAGCTCGCCCTACGGTTTTGGTTAGCGCAACAGCTGTTGGTTACTATG GTACTAGTGAGACAGCAACATTCGATGAACGAAGTCCATCCGGAAATGACTACTTAGCAGAG GTTTGTAGGGAATGGGAAGCAACAGCCCTGGGAGTAAACAAGAACGTTAGAGTGGCTCTTATCCGTATAGGTGTTGTTCTTGGTAAAGAAGGTGGTGCTTTAG CCAAAATGATACCTCTCTTCATGATGTTCGCCGGAGGCCCTCTGGGATCTGGAAAACAATG GTTTTCGTGGATTCATTTGGATGACATTGTGAACTTAATATATGAAGCTCTGATCAATCCATCTTATCAAG ggGTTATAAATGGAACAGCACCGAACCCAGTTACGTTGGGTGAATTATGTAAAGGATTGGGAGCTGAGATGGGAAGACCTTCATGGCTCCCAGTACCTGACTTTGCTCTCAAAGCCGTACTTGGAGAAGGAGCTTCT GTTTTGGAAGGGCAAAGGGTGGTTCCTACCAGAGCCAAGGAATTGGGTTTTTCGTATAAGTACCCTTCTGTCAAGGATGCACTCAAGTCCATTCTTTCCTAA
- the LOC103488047 gene encoding glucan endo-1,3-beta-glucosidase 13 produces MKTKIWVLEILLFLHYFFLGRAMAAEAGMPVMAAPVEGNTTFIDGTTWCVAKPGVSQIDLQNALDWACGMGKADCRAIQKGGRCYEPDTLLSHASYAFNSYYQQNGNSDIACNFGGCATLTKKDPSYGKCDYSASSSTNSAPSKSKNSPSHICLKLLSGVFVVLNLYFGS; encoded by the exons atgAAAACCAAAATCTGGGTTTTGGAGATCCTCCTCTTTCTACATTATTTCTTTCTGG GGAGAGCAATGGCAGCGGAGGCGGGGATGCCGGTGATGGCGGCGCCGGTGGAAGGGAACACGACGTTCATAGATGGGACTACGTGGTGTGTGGCGAAGCCTGGAGTTTCACAGATTGATTTGCAAAATGCTTTGGATTGGGCTTGTGGAATGGGGAAAGCTGATTGTAGAGCGATTCAAAAGGGAGGGCGTTGTTATGAACCGGATACCCTCTTGTCCCATGCGTCTTATGCATTTAATAGCTATTATCAACAAAATGGCAACTCTGATATTGCTTGCAATTTTGGTGGTTGTGCTACTTTGACTAAGAAAGACCCAA GTTATGGGAAATGTGATTATTCAGCATCCag TTCGACAAACTCGGCACCTTCAAAATCCAAGAACAGTCCAAGCCATATCTGCCTGAAGTTGCTTTCTGGGGTTTTTGTGGTTCTAAATCTATATTTTGGAAGCTAa
- the LOC103488077 gene encoding epimerase family protein SDR39U1 homolog, chloroplastic isoform X1 yields MDLPPAISFSWSRTVSHSLRIPQHLAICGNRCRVFCVIDATKMKNQLTVSITGATGFIGRRLVQRLHADKHNIRVLTRSKSKAELIFPAREFPGIMIAEEPGWKDCIQGSDGVVNLAGMPISTRWSSEIKKEIKQSRIRVTSKVVSLINDAPDAARPTVLVSATAVGYYGTSETATFDERSPSGNDYLAEVCREWEATALGVNKNVRVALIRIGVVLGKEGGALAKMIPLFMMFAGGPLGSGKQWFSWIHLDDIVNLIYEALINPSYQGVINGTAPNPVTLGELCKGLGAEMGRPSWLPVPDFALKAVLGEGASVVLEGQRVVPTRAKELGFSYKYPSVKDALKSILS; encoded by the exons ATGGACCTCCCTCCCGCCATTTCCTTCTCATGGAGCCGTACTGTCTCCCATTCTCTTCGCATTCCTCAACACCTGGCA ATATGTGGCAACAGGTGTCGAGTGTTCTGTGTCATTGATGCTACAAAGATG AAAAATCAGCTCACAGTATCAATAACTGGAGCTACAGGCTTTATTGGCCGAAGGCTTGTGCAAAGGCTACATGCAG ATAAACACAACATTCGAGTTTTAACACGTTCTAAATCTAAGGCCGAGTTGATATTTCCGG CTAGGGAGTTTCCAGGAATCATGATTGCAGAGGAGCCGGGGTGGAAAGACTGCATCCAAGGTTCAGATGGAGTTGTTAACTTGGCTGGCATGCCTATAAGTACCAGGTGGTCTTCTGAG ATCAAGAAAGAGATCAAGCAAAGCAGGATCAGAGTCACCTCAAAG GTTGTAAGCTTAATCAATGACGCACCGGATGCAGCTCGCCCTACGGTTTTGGTTAGCGCAACAGCTGTTGGTTACTATG GTACTAGTGAGACAGCAACATTCGATGAACGAAGTCCATCCGGAAATGACTACTTAGCAGAG GTTTGTAGGGAATGGGAAGCAACAGCCCTGGGAGTAAACAAGAACGTTAGAGTGGCTCTTATCCGTATAGGTGTTGTTCTTGGTAAAGAAGGTGGTGCTTTAG CCAAAATGATACCTCTCTTCATGATGTTCGCCGGAGGCCCTCTGGGATCTGGAAAACAATG GTTTTCGTGGATTCATTTGGATGACATTGTGAACTTAATATATGAAGCTCTGATCAATCCATCTTATCAAG ggGTTATAAATGGAACAGCACCGAACCCAGTTACGTTGGGTGAATTATGTAAAGGATTGGGAGCTGAGATGGGAAGACCTTCATGGCTCCCAGTACCTGACTTTGCTCTCAAAGCCGTACTTGGAGAAGGAGCTTCTGTG GTTTTGGAAGGGCAAAGGGTGGTTCCTACCAGAGCCAAGGAATTGGGTTTTTCGTATAAGTACCCTTCTGTCAAGGATGCACTCAAGTCCATTCTTTCCTAA
- the LOC103488057 gene encoding uncharacterized protein LOC103488057, with the protein MSFSRSMRSQSLANPPPLAEKITEEPITSKTAQSTVTCFYQANIAGFWRNVTVLWCKNLMNHTLTITIQSLQGDFHCNYKIDVKPWHFWSKKGFKSLELDGNQIDIYWDVRSAKFSTGPEPYSDFYVALVSDEEVVLLLGDYKKKAYKRTKSRPALLDAILIYKKENVFAKKCFSTRAKFDDRRKECDIVVEISTSGAKDPEMWISIDGIVLVQVKNLQWKFRGNQTVLVNKQSVQVLWDVHDWLFTNPGTGHGLFIFKPGPPESESDKEGSGGGGALEPSDDGSIYYSTRSMNSSHQTEFCLFLYAWKLE; encoded by the coding sequence ATGTCTTTTAGCCGCTCAATGCGCTCTCAATCCCTCGCCAATCCTCCTCCCTTAGCCGAGAAAATCACCGAAGAACCAATCACCAGCAAAACCGCTCAAAGTACCGTCACCTGTTTCTACCAAGCCAACATCGCCGGTTTCTGGCGCAACGTCACCGTTTTATGGTGTAAGAATCTCATGAACCATACTTTAACCATCACCATTCAAAGTCTTCAAGGTGATTTCCATTGCAATTACAAAATCGACGTTAAGCCTTGGCATTTTTGGAGCAAGAAAGGCTTCAAATCCCTTGAATTAGACGGAAATCAAATCGATATTTATTGGGATGTTCGTTCTGCTAAATTCTCTACCGGTCCTGAACCTTACTCTGATTTCTATGTCGCTTTAGTCTCCGATGAGGAAGTCGTTTTGCTTTTAGGTGATTACAAGAAGAAAGCTTATAAAAGGACTAAATCTAGACCTGCTCTTCTTGATGCCATTTTGATTTACAAAAAGGAAAATGTCTTTGCCAAAAAGTGCTTTTCAACTCGGGCTAAATTCGACGATCGTCGTAAGGAATGTGATATTGTTGTTGAGATTTCCACTTCGGGCGCTAAAGATCCGGAGATGTGGATCAGTATCGACGGCATTGTTCTTGTTCAGGTAAAGAATTTGCAGTGGAAATTCCGGGGAAATCAAACGGTCCTCGTTAACAAGCAATCGGTTCAAGTCCTATGGGATGTTCACGATTGGCTCTTCACTAACCCTGGAACTGGTCATGGTTTGTTCATTTTTAAACCCGGTCCACCCGAATCGGAAAGCGACAAGGAAGGTAGCGGCGGCGGCGGGGCGTTGGAACCCAGTGACGACGGCAGTATCTATTACTCGACTCGGAGTATGAACTCGTCTCACCAGACCGAGTTCTGCCTTTTCCTTTATGCGTGGAAATTGGAATGA